Proteins from one Corticium candelabrum chromosome 4, ooCorCand1.1, whole genome shotgun sequence genomic window:
- the LOC134178088 gene encoding cyclic nucleotide-binding domain-containing protein 1-like isoform X2 produces the protein MSDDAKYRRTSLRFSWPARKCQLLSRRPERQNMNYEQLRKLQSLYKEAEEADIDSRAKIHEDFMQQCRQMFHPTSSRLSARRLSAPWTVDKSQTTKSTPAIALPRIKTIPESRESNESSHNISEYIARIHTTHCKDPYDLKLRERMKAIHQLLETMPFERRAADNKSLYHHLSRIEPLASQVSSQLLERLSTVACHDMLAGSGYQVLGSSAYYIILQGSVSTMSDVAPTTGAKHNRCVSSPRKERRIVLGPGECFGVLKVKEEPPVTQCTSVVTREPCVFLKISAADFERVVEQMKVKKYEDKSRLLKSCRLRTQWPRKSLDITADLLTWKRVKPNEVLCSEGRLAPFIGFVRQGECCVLRQVSQSGSSSDASGGDEGHNVKMGKLSAGDFFGHMSLIQRLPMKYSVVATSKVVLGIITEEKVAELDEVTVALLLHSGMGCQELSQTRFLLGRSAENIHHPAVGEGMAAIQARCCV, from the exons ATGTCTGACGACGCGAAGTATCGACGGACATCCTTGCGTTTTAGCTGGCCCGCAAGAAAATGCCAGCTACTTTCTAGAC GTCCCGAGAGACAAAATATGAACTATGAACAGCTGAGAAAGCTACAAAGTCTTTATAAGGAGGCAGAGGAAGCAGATATTGATAGCAGAGCGAAGATACATGAAGATTTCATGCAGCAATGCAGACAAATGTTTCATCCTACAAGTTCTCGTCTTTCTGCCAGAAGACTTTCTGCACCGTGGACTGTAGACAAATCGCAAACAACGAAATCAACGCCTGCTATTG CACTACCTCGTATTAAGACTATTCCAGAAAGTAGAGAATCAAATGAATCAAGTCACAATATCAGTGAGTACATTGCTCGCATCCACACAACTCACTGCAAAGATCCATATGATTTGAAACTACGTGAAAGAATGAAGGCTATTCATCAACTATTAGAGacaat GCCATTTGAAAGACGTGCTGCTGACAACAAATCATTGTATCATCATCTTTCAAGAATTGAGCCCTTAGCTTCTCAAGTCTCGTCACAATTGCTGGAAAGGCTAAGCACAGTTGCATGCCATGACATGCTTGCAGGAAGTGGGTATCAAG TTCTTGGTTCAAGTGCATATTACATCATTCTGCAAGGCTCTGTCTCAACAATGTCAGATGTCGCACCCACAACTGGTGCAAAACACAACCGTTGCGTCTCATCACCAAGGAAAGAAAGAAGAATTGTg CTTGGTCCTGGTGAATGCTTTGGAGTTTTGAAAGTGAAGGAAGAACCACCAGTAACACA ATGTACATCTGTTGTGACAAGGGAGCCATGTGTGTTTCTCAAAATATCAGCAGCAGACTTTGAGAGAGTTGTCGAG CAAATGAAAGTGAAGAAATATGAAGACAAATCACGTCTTCTCAAGTCTTGTCGACTCAGAACTCAATGGCCAAGAAAGTCACTTGATATCACAGCTGACCTTCTGACTTGGAAAAGAGTGAAGCCCAATGAAG TTCTTTGCAGTGAAGGTCGGTTGGCACCATTCATTGGATTTGTTCGACAAGGAGAATGTTGTGTTTTGAGGCAAGTCTCACAGAGTGGCAGCTCTTCAGATGCAAGT GGTGGTGATGAAGGTCATAATGTTAAGATGGGCAAGTTAAGTGCTGGTGACTTCTTTGGTCACATGAGCCTCATCCAGAGATTGCCAATGAAATACTCAGTTGTTGCAACATCGAAAGTGGTTTTAGGCATCATAACTGAAGAAAAGGTGGCAG AGTTGGATGAAGTGACTGTTGCTTTGTTGCTCCATTCAGGAATGGGATGTCAAGAATTATCACAG ACAAGGTTCTTATTAGGAAGAAGTGCAGAGAACATACATCACCCTGCAGTTGGAGAAGGAATGGCAGCAATTCAAG CAAGGTGTTGTGTCTGA
- the LOC134178088 gene encoding cyclic nucleotide-binding domain-containing protein 1-like isoform X1, whose translation MSDDAKYRRTSLRFSWPARKCQLLSRRPERQNMNYEQLRKLQSLYKEAEEADIDSRAKIHEDFMQQCRQMFHPTSSRLSARRLSAPWTVDKSQTTKSTPAIALPRIKTIPESRESNESSHNISEYIARIHTTHCKDPYDLKLRERMKAIHQLLETMPFERRAADNKSLYHHLSRIEPLASQVSSQLLERLSTVACHDMLAGSGYQVLGSSAYYIILQGSVSTMSDVAPTTGAKHNRCVSSPRKERRIVLGPGECFGVLKVKEEPPVTQCTSVVTREPCVFLKISAADFERVVEQMKVKKYEDKSRLLKSCRLRTQWPRKSLDITADLLTWKRVKPNEVLCSEGRLAPFIGFVRQGECCVLRQVSQSGSSSDASGGDEGHNVKMGKLSAGDFFGHMSLIQRLPMKYSVVATSKVVLGIITEEKVAELDEVTVALLLHSGMGCQELSQEEVQRTYITLQLEKEWQQFKQGVVSDVINSRGIIPGIGKWQHQQRQP comes from the exons ATGTCTGACGACGCGAAGTATCGACGGACATCCTTGCGTTTTAGCTGGCCCGCAAGAAAATGCCAGCTACTTTCTAGAC GTCCCGAGAGACAAAATATGAACTATGAACAGCTGAGAAAGCTACAAAGTCTTTATAAGGAGGCAGAGGAAGCAGATATTGATAGCAGAGCGAAGATACATGAAGATTTCATGCAGCAATGCAGACAAATGTTTCATCCTACAAGTTCTCGTCTTTCTGCCAGAAGACTTTCTGCACCGTGGACTGTAGACAAATCGCAAACAACGAAATCAACGCCTGCTATTG CACTACCTCGTATTAAGACTATTCCAGAAAGTAGAGAATCAAATGAATCAAGTCACAATATCAGTGAGTACATTGCTCGCATCCACACAACTCACTGCAAAGATCCATATGATTTGAAACTACGTGAAAGAATGAAGGCTATTCATCAACTATTAGAGacaat GCCATTTGAAAGACGTGCTGCTGACAACAAATCATTGTATCATCATCTTTCAAGAATTGAGCCCTTAGCTTCTCAAGTCTCGTCACAATTGCTGGAAAGGCTAAGCACAGTTGCATGCCATGACATGCTTGCAGGAAGTGGGTATCAAG TTCTTGGTTCAAGTGCATATTACATCATTCTGCAAGGCTCTGTCTCAACAATGTCAGATGTCGCACCCACAACTGGTGCAAAACACAACCGTTGCGTCTCATCACCAAGGAAAGAAAGAAGAATTGTg CTTGGTCCTGGTGAATGCTTTGGAGTTTTGAAAGTGAAGGAAGAACCACCAGTAACACA ATGTACATCTGTTGTGACAAGGGAGCCATGTGTGTTTCTCAAAATATCAGCAGCAGACTTTGAGAGAGTTGTCGAG CAAATGAAAGTGAAGAAATATGAAGACAAATCACGTCTTCTCAAGTCTTGTCGACTCAGAACTCAATGGCCAAGAAAGTCACTTGATATCACAGCTGACCTTCTGACTTGGAAAAGAGTGAAGCCCAATGAAG TTCTTTGCAGTGAAGGTCGGTTGGCACCATTCATTGGATTTGTTCGACAAGGAGAATGTTGTGTTTTGAGGCAAGTCTCACAGAGTGGCAGCTCTTCAGATGCAAGT GGTGGTGATGAAGGTCATAATGTTAAGATGGGCAAGTTAAGTGCTGGTGACTTCTTTGGTCACATGAGCCTCATCCAGAGATTGCCAATGAAATACTCAGTTGTTGCAACATCGAAAGTGGTTTTAGGCATCATAACTGAAGAAAAGGTGGCAG AGTTGGATGAAGTGACTGTTGCTTTGTTGCTCCATTCAGGAATGGGATGTCAAGAATTATCACAG GAAGAAGTGCAGAGAACATACATCACCCTGCAGTTGGAGAAGGAATGGCAGCAATTCAAG CAAGGTGTTGTGTCTGACGTTATCAACAGCAGAGGTATCATCCCTGGTATTGGAAAATGGCAGCATCAACAGCGACAGCCATAG
- the LOC134177925 gene encoding uncharacterized protein LOC134177925 yields the protein PSSRTRPRYLQKAGKFLLDHYLAVGLLLAVLFGLTVSAPGAFFASIDFQFVCIPLIFLITGLKLKTEDLKDALKAWRAWIWGILSIMLVTPVVGIKLSSLLPVNGNITVNGTFVADETAIGPYEFKIGFQVFCVAPCTISSGIVMVSQLDGNYALAVLLTVVTNILSVFTMSPLLSLLASFSSTGSLSIGSILLKLLLTVLVPIVVGKVLSLIKRVRQVVTRFGKPLKFASMSLLILIPWMKISKANKSGSFSGISAVNIVSIIGFAVALHFSFLLINTVASFLLILSKEARKAIIILASQKTLPIALSVLAYLPASVGDEGLLTIPVIISHMSQIIADAFIVSLWLRYESNKHKTTEEMEMRIIDEQMETETLVDEEETELNAEDDKESRYEEQRQDK from the exons cCCAGTTCCCGTACAAGACCTAG ATACCTTCAGAAGGCAGGCAAATTTTTGCTCGATCACTATTTGGCTGTTGGCCTACTGTTAGCGGTCTTGTTTGGTTTGACTGTGTCCGCTCCTGGAGCTTTCTTCGCTTCAATTGACTTCCAGTTTGTCTGCATTCCTCTTATATTTCTCATAACTGGGCTCAAATTGAAGACAGAAGATCTGAAAGATGCATTGAAAGCGTGGCGAGCGTGGATTTGGGGAATATTGAGCATCATGTTGGTTACGCCTGTTGTTGGTATCAAACTGTCATCATTACTGCCTGTGAATGGCAACATTACAGTTAACGGAACTTTTGTTGCAGACGAGACTGCTATTGGACCTTATGAATTTAAAATTGGTTTTCAAGTATTTTGTGTGGCTCCATGCACTATTTCATCGGGTATCGTAATGGTGTCACAATTGGATGGAAATTATGCTCTTGCGGTTCTGCTCACTGTTGTCACAAATATTCTTAGTGTTTTCACTATGTCTCCTCTTCTTTCCCTTCTTGCATCTTTTAGTTCCACGGGTAGTCTAAGTATTGGAAGCATCCTTCTTAAGTTATTGTTGACCGTGTTGGTACCGATTGTTGTGGGGAAAGTTCTCAGTTTGATAAAACGAGTGAGACAGGTTGTTACAAGGTTTGGCAAGCCGCTTAAGTTTGCCAGCATGTCTCTACTCATTCTCATCCCATGGATGAAAATCAGCAAGGCAAACAAGTCTGGCAGTTTTAGTGGTATTTCTGCTGTGAACATTGTGTCAATTATTGGCTTTGCTGTTGCATTGCATTTCTCTTTCCTTCTCATCAACACAGTGGCATCTTTTCTTCTCATTTTGTCTAAAGAAGCACGGAAGGCTATCATCATTCTTGCTAGCCAGAAGACTCTGCCTATAGCTTTGTCTGTTTTGGCTTATTTGCCTGCATCTGTTGGAGACGAAGGTTTACTGACTATTCCCGTTATCATATCTCACATGTCACAGATTATTGCTGATGCATTCATTGTGTCACTGTGGCTGCGTTAtgaatcaaacaaacacaagactaCAGAGGAAATGGAGATGAGAATAATAGATGAACAAATGGAAACTGAAACTTTGGTGGATGAAGAGGAGACAGAACTTAATGCtgaagatgacaaagaaagTAGATACGAAGaacaaagacaagacaaatAG
- the LOC134178089 gene encoding phospholipase A2 group XV-like, which produces MPIFSLLFLMIGSRYCKAENSPLVLVPGLLGSQLEAKLDRSSVIHSYCDKKSSWYTLWLSVEELVPFVINCFVDNSRLVYNNKTSNFSNVPGVSIRVPGFGNTSTIEYLDPSVEGSGVGDYFNKLVSAMKTIGYKPGISIRGAPYDWRQAPQFMPQLYTNLQHLIEETYSLNNKKKIVLLSHSLGCLHTLYFLTHAVSSQWKAQYLRFWIPIAGPWAGSAQLLKSFASGGNEDIVFVDPLTVRPQQRSFPSTAWLVPTPSVWNKSPVIITPNRNFTVTEYHDFFQAVGYPFGEVMVNMVSNITQSLPLPGVPVYCVHGYNVSTPSQFVYDDQFPNSQPTILNGNGDGTVNLESLVLCKNWERKQKGKVIVTVVPNVKHFDLVSNDDVIKYVQTLVKL; this is translated from the exons ATGCCTATCTTTTCACTTCTCTTTCTCATGATAGGTTCACGGTATTGTAAAGCAGAAAATTCGCCTCTTGTTCTAG tACCTGGTCTGCTGGGCAGTCAGTTGGAGGCGAAACTAGACAGATCGAGCGTAATTCACAGTTACTGTGATAAGAAAAGTAGTTGGTATACACTTTGGTTGAGTGTGGAGGAGCTAGTACCTTTTGTAATCAACTGTTTCGTTGACAATTCAAG GTTGGTttacaacaataaaacaagcaatTTCAGCAATGTCCCAGGAGTTTCAATTCGAGTCCCTGGATTTGGCAACACGTCGACTATTGAATACTTGGATCCTTCAGTTGAAGGCAGTGGAGTGGGAGATTATTTTAACAAACTTGTGAGTGCAATGAAGACAATAGGTTACAAACCTGGCATCTCAATAAGAGGAGCACCCTATGACTGGAGACAAGCACCGC AGTTTATGCCACAGTTATACACCAACTTGCAGCATCTCATAGAAGAAACTTACAGCCtaaacaacaagaagaaaattgTGTTGCTTTCCCACAGTCTTGGATGTCTTCACACTCTTTACTTTCTTACCCATGCTGTCTCATCTCAATGGAAAGCACAGTATCTCAGATTCTGGATTCCAATTGCTGGTCCTTGGGCAGGAAGTGCCCAGTTATTGAAGAGTTTTGCATCAGGAGGCAATGAAGACATTGTATTTGTTGATCCTCTTACTGTTCGACCGCAACAGAGGTCATTTCCATCAACAGCATGGTTGGTACCAACACCATCAGTATGGAATAAATCCCCAGTCATTATCACTCCAAACCGGAACTTTACAGTTACCGAGTATCATGACTTCTTTCAAGCTGTTGGCTATCCTTTTGGAGAGGTTATGGTAAACATGGTATCAAACATTACTCAGTCTCTACCATTGCCTGGTGTTCCAGTATACTGTGTGCATGGCTACAATGTGAGCACTCCAAGTCAGTTTGTTTATGACGATCAGTTTCCAAACTCTCAGCCAACAATACTAAATGGAAACGGCGATGGGACCGTCAATCTAGAgagtcttgtgttgtgtaagAACTGGGAAAGGAAACAGAAAGGTAAGGTGATTGTCACCGTTGTCCCAAATGTCAAACATTTTGATCTTGTCTCCAATGATGATGTCATTAAGTATGTCCAAACATTGGTAAAACTATAA